A genome region from Arachis duranensis cultivar V14167 chromosome 6, aradu.V14167.gnm2.J7QH, whole genome shotgun sequence includes the following:
- the LOC107495058 gene encoding uncharacterized protein LOC107495058, giving the protein MRSDMKHHNHHQSYQVFPQLSSATHNEKTAPTTATQSSAPYKRPLLTQTPSTLSKSPTLHQFPTTPPSLRAVLLLSLPVFYFLVSHPTHSFLLDFLSAFAFSAALLLSLNLAVPRLPSIRLLLARSLPIGLKARSSLCKPAPTLPVFWTIGSHQKVAASPDSAAATTTSGCWVQVYGNGDVYEGEFHKGKCCGSGVYYYSMSGRYEGDWIDGKYDGHGVETWARGSRYRGQYRQGLRHGFGVYRFYTGDVYAGEWSNGQSHGCGVHTCEDGSRYVGEFKWGVKHGLGHYHFRNGDTYAGEYFADKMHGFGVYRFANGHRYEGAWHEGRRQGLGMYTFRNGETQSGHWQNGVLDIPSTHNTAYPVSPVAVYHSKVLNVVQEARRAAEKAYDVAKVDERVNRAVAAANRAANAARVAAVKAVQMQMNHVNNESFRIPVV; this is encoded by the exons AAACACCATAATCACCACCAAAGCTATCAAGTTTTCCCTCAATTAAGCAGCGCCACACACAACGAGAAAACTGCACCAACAACTGCAACCCAATCATCTGCACCCTACAAGAGACCGTTATTGACCCAAACCCCTTCTACCCTCTCCAAATCCCCAACCCTCCACCAATTCCCAACCACCCCACCCTCCCTCCGCGCCGTCCTTCTCCTCTCGCTGCCCGTTTTCTACTTCCTTGTCTCCCACCCGACCCATTCCTTCCTCCTTGACTTCCTCTCCGCCTTCGCCTTTTCCGCCGCGCTCCTCCTCTCCCTCAACCTCGCTGTCCCCCGGCTGCCATCCATCCGCCTCCTCCTCGCCCGCTCCCTCCCCATCGGCCTCAAGGCCCGTTCCTCCCTCTGCAAGCCGGCGCCGACTCTCCCCGTCTTTTGGACCATCGGTTCCCACCAAAAGGTTGCTGCCTCCCCCGACTCTGCCGCCGCCACCACAACGTCCGGGTGCTGGGTGCAGGTCTACGGCAACGGCGACGTCTACGAGGGAGAGTTTCACAAGGGAAAGTGCTGTGGGAGTGGTGTTTATTATTACAGCATGAGTGGGCGGTATGAGGGGGATTGGATTGATGGCAAGTATGATGGGCATGGGGTGGAGACTTGGGCTAGGGGAAGCCGGTACCGAGGGCAGTACCGGCAAGGATTGCGGCACGGTTTTGGTGTGTATAGGTTCTACACTGGGGATGTATATGCTGGAGAGTGGTCTAATGGGCAGAGCCATGGGTGTGGGGTTCATACTTGTGAGGACGGAAGTAGGTATGTTGGGGAATTCAAGTGGGGCGTTAAACATGGCCTTGGTCACTACCATTTCAG AAATGGGGATACATATGCTGGTGAGTACTTTGCTGACAAGATGCACGGGTTTGGGGTATACCGATTTGCAAATGGCCATCGATATGAAGGAGCCTGGCATGAAGGTCGAAGGCAAGGACTTGGAATGTATACATTTAGAAATGGTGAAACCCAGTCTGGTCACTGGCAAAATGGAGTCCTTGACATCCCCAGCACACATAACACTGCTTATCCAGTTTCTCCTGTGGCTGTCTATCATTCCAAAGTACTCAATGTGGTGCAG GAAGCAAGACGAGCGGCAGAGAAAGCATATGATGTGGCCAAGGTTGATGAAAGGGTGAACAGAGCAGTAGCGGCTGCTAATAGAGCGGCCAATGCAGCTAGAGTAGCTGCAGTCAAGGCTGTACAAATGCAAATGAATCATGTTAACAATGAGAGCTTCCGTATTCCTGTTGTGTAA